One region of Phragmites australis chromosome 18, lpPhrAust1.1, whole genome shotgun sequence genomic DNA includes:
- the LOC133899152 gene encoding plasma membrane ATPase-like isoform X2 produces MAGLEEIKNEAVDLENIPVEEVFQSLKCTKGGLSSDEAQARITVFGPNKLEEKKESKLLKFLGFMWNPLSWVMEAAAIMAIALAMPPPPDWQDFIGIVALLLINSTISYWEESNAGSAAEALMANLAPKTKVLRDGRWSEQDAAVLVPGDVISIKLGDIVPADARLLEGDPLKIDQSALTGESLPVTKSPGDSVYSGSTCKQGEIDAVVIATGVHTFFGKAAHLVDSTNQVGHFQKVLKAIGNFCIAAIAVGIVIEVIVMYPLQHRRYRDGIDNLLVLLIGGIPIAMPTVLSVTMAIGSHRLSLQGAITKRMTAIEEMAGMDVLCSDKTGTLTLNKLKVDRGLIEKFVKGVDDGEVLLLAARASRVENQDAIDAAMVGMLADPMEARAGIQEKHFLPFNPVDKRTALTYIDVADGSWHRVSKGAPEQILTLCNCPEDVKNKVHAVIDKYAERGLRSLAVARQEVPEKRKDSPGGPWQFVALLPLLDPPRHDSAETIKKALNLGVNVKMITGDQLAIAKETGRRLGMGTNMYPSSALLGQCKDESIASMPVDDLIEKADGFAGVFPEHKYEIVKKLQERKHICGMTGDGVNDAPALKKADIGIAVADSTDAARSASDIVLTEPGLSVIISAVLTSRAIFQRMKNYTIYAVSITIRIVLGFLLIALIWKFDFSPFMILVIAILNDGTIMTISKDRVKPSPHPDSWKLNEIFFTGIVYGSYLAVMTVIFFWAMRSTDFFSSTFHVRPLHGSRDEMMSALYLQVSIISQALIFVTRSRSWCFSELPGLLLCAAFVVAQIFATLLAVYADFGFAHIHGIGWGWAGVIWLYSVVTFLPLDLFKFGIRYALSGKAWDTLFENKIAFTRKKDYGREEREAQWATAQRTLHGLQTPELAGILNERSSYRELSEIAEQAKRRAEVARLRELSTLKGQMESVVKLKGLDMEGIQQHYTV; encoded by the exons ATGGCGGGGCTGGAGGAGATCAAGAATGAAGCCGTCGATCTG GAGAACATCCCGGTGGAGGAGGTCTTCCAGAGTCTCAAATGCACCAAGGGAGGCCTCTCCTCCGACGAGGCCCAGGCGCGCATCACCGTCTTTGGCCCCAACAAGCTCGAGGAGAAGAAG GAGAGCAAGCTGCTCAAGTTCTTGGGGTTCATGTGGAACCCGCTGTCGTGGGTGATGGAAGCGGCGGCGATCATGGCCATCGCGCTcgccatgccgccgccgccggactgGCAGGACTTCATCGGCATCGTGGCGCTGCTACTGATCAACTCCACCATCTCCTACTGGGAGGAGAGCAACGCCGGGAGCGCGGCCGAGGCGCTCATGGCGAACCTCGCGCCCAAGACCAAGGTGCTCCGCGACGGCCGCTGGAGCGAGCAGGACGCGGCGGTGCTCGTCCCCGGGGACGTCATCAGCATCAAGCTCGGAGACATCGTCCCGGCCGACGCGCGCCTGCTCGAGGGCGACCCGCTCAAGATCGACCAGTCGGCGCTCACCGGCGAGTCGCTTCCGGTCACCAAGAGCCCCGGCGACAGCGTCTACTCGGGCTCCACGTGCAAGCAGGGCGAGATCGACGCCGTCGTCATCGCCACCGGCGTGCACACCTTCTTCGGCAAGGCGGCGCACCTCGTCGATAGCACCAACCAGGTCGGACACTTCCAGAAGGTGCTCAAGGCCATCGGCAACTTCTGCATCGCCGCCATTGCCGTTGGCATCGTCATCGAGGTCATCGTCATGTACCCCCTCCAGCACCGCCGGTACCGCGACGGCATCGACAACCTCCTGGTGCTCCTCATCGGCGGCATCCCCATCGCCATGCCCACCGTGCTCTCCGTCACCATGGCCATCGGCTCCCACCGGCTCTCTCTGCAGGGCGCCATCACCAAGCGCATGACCGCCATCGAGGAGATGGCCGGCATGGACGTACTCTGCAGCGACAAGACAGGCACGCTCACCCTCAACAAGCTCAAAGTCGACCGCGGCCTCATCGAGAAGTTCGTCAAGGGCGTCGACGACGGCGAGGTCCTCCTGCTCGCCGCCAGGGCCTCGAGGGTCGAGAACCAGGACGCCATCGACGCCGCTATGGTCGGCATGCTCGCCGACCCCATGGAGGCTAGAGCCGGTATCCAGGAGAAGCACTTCCTCCCCTTCAACCCCGTCGACAAGCGCACCGCGCTCACCTACATCgacgtcgccgacggcagctgGCACCGCGTCAGCAAGGGCGCCCCAGAGCAGATCTTGACCCTCTGCAACTGCCCAGAGGATGTCAAGAACAAGGTCCACGCCGTGATCGACAAGTACGCCGAGCGCGGCCTGCGTTCTCTCGCAGTCGCCAGACAGGAAGTACCGGAGAAGCGCAAGGACAGCCCCGGCGGTCCATGGCAGTTCGTCGCCCTGCTGCCCCTCCTCGACCCGCCGAGGCACGACAGCGCCGAGACCATCAAGAAGGCGCTCAACCTCGGCGTCAATGTAAAGATGATCACCG GTGATCAGCTTGCCATTGCCAAGGAGACCGGGAGAAGACTCGGCATGGGCACGAACATGTACCCCTCGTCGGCGCTGCTCGGGCAGTGCAAAGATGAATCCATTGCCTCCATGCCTGTGGATGATCTGATCGAGAAGGCCGACGGCTTCGCCGGCGTCTTCCCAG AGCACAAGTACGAGATCGTCAAGAAACTGCAGGAGAGGAAGCACATCTGCGGGATGACCGGGGACGGCGTCAACGACGCGCCCGCGCTCAAGAAGGCGGACATTGGGATCGCCGTCGCCGACTCGACCGATGCTGCCAGGAGCGCTTCGGACATCGTGCTTACCGAACCGGGGCTCAGCGTCATCATCAGCGCCGTGCTCACTAGCCGGGCCATCTTCCAGAGGATGAAGAATTACACT ATTTACGCGGTGTCGATAACAATCCGTATCGTG CTTGGGTTCTTGCTCATTGCGCTTATCTGGAAATTTGATTTCTCACCGTTCATGATTCTGGTCATCGCCATCCTCAACGACG GGACGATCATGACGATCTCCAAGGACCGGGTGAAGCCATCCCCGCACCCGGACAGCTGGAAGCTCAACGAGATCTTCTTCACCGGGATCGTGTACGGGTCCTACCTGGCCGTCATGACCGTCATCTTCTTCTGGGCCATGCGGAGCACCGACTTCTTCTCG AGCACGTTCCACGTGAGGCCGCTGCACGGCAGCCGGGACGAGATGATGTCGGCGCTGTACCTGCAGGTGAGCATCATCAGCCAGGCGCTCATCTTCGTGACGCGGTCCCGCAGCTGGTGCTTCAGCGAGCTGCCCGGGCTCCTCCTCTGCGCCGCCTTCGTCGTCGCTCAGATC ttTGCCACTCTTCTGGCAGTGTACGCCGACTTTGGGTTCGCGCACATCCATGGCATCGGGTGGGGCTGGGCCGGCGTGATCTGGCTCTACAGCGTCGTCACCTTCCTGCCCCTCGACCTGTTCAAGTTCGGCATCCGGTACGCGCTGAGCGGCAAGGCGTGGGACACGCTGTTCGAGAACAAGATCGCGTTCACGAGGAAGAAGGACTACGGCCgcgaggagcgggaggcgcaGTGGGCGACGGCGCAGCGGACTCTTCACGGCCTGCAGACGCCGGAGCTGGCCGGCATCCTCAACGAGCGCAGCAGCTACAGGGAGCTGTCGGAGATCGCCGAGCAGGCCAAGCGCCGCGCCGAGGTCGCAAG GCTGCGGGAACTGAGCACGCTCAAGGGGCAGATGGAGTCGGTGGTGAAGCTCAAGGGCCTCGACATGGAAGGCATCCAGCAGCACTACACCGTATGA
- the LOC133899152 gene encoding plasma membrane ATPase-like isoform X1 yields the protein MAGLEEIKNEAVDLENIPVEEVFQSLKCTKGGLSSDEAQARITVFGPNKLEEKKESKLLKFLGFMWNPLSWVMEAAAIMAIALAMPPPPDWQDFIGIVALLLINSTISYWEESNAGSAAEALMANLAPKTKVLRDGRWSEQDAAVLVPGDVISIKLGDIVPADARLLEGDPLKIDQSALTGESLPVTKSPGDSVYSGSTCKQGEIDAVVIATGVHTFFGKAAHLVDSTNQVGHFQKVLKAIGNFCIAAIAVGIVIEVIVMYPLQHRRYRDGIDNLLVLLIGGIPIAMPTVLSVTMAIGSHRLSLQGAITKRMTAIEEMAGMDVLCSDKTGTLTLNKLKVDRGLIEKFVKGVDDGEVLLLAARASRVENQDAIDAAMVGMLADPMEARAGIQEKHFLPFNPVDKRTALTYIDVADGSWHRVSKGAPEQILTLCNCPEDVKNKVHAVIDKYAERGLRSLAVARQEVPEKRKDSPGGPWQFVALLPLLDPPRHDSAETIKKALNLGVNVKMITGDQLAIAKETGRRLGMGTNMYPSSALLGQCKDESIASMPVDDLIEKADGFAGVFPEHKYEIVKKLQERKHICGMTGDGVNDAPALKKADIGIAVADSTDAARSASDIVLTEPGLSVIISAVLTSRAIFQRMKNYTIYAVSITIRIVLGFLLIALIWKFDFSPFMILVIAILNDGTIMTISKDRVKPSPHPDSWKLNEIFFTGIVYGSYLAVMTVIFFWAMRSTDFFSVPNYASSVSLHDHQSLQDTEAFNSCWPDDGERQSTFHVRPLHGSRDEMMSALYLQVSIISQALIFVTRSRSWCFSELPGLLLCAAFVVAQIFATLLAVYADFGFAHIHGIGWGWAGVIWLYSVVTFLPLDLFKFGIRYALSGKAWDTLFENKIAFTRKKDYGREEREAQWATAQRTLHGLQTPELAGILNERSSYRELSEIAEQAKRRAEVARLRELSTLKGQMESVVKLKGLDMEGIQQHYTV from the exons ATGGCGGGGCTGGAGGAGATCAAGAATGAAGCCGTCGATCTG GAGAACATCCCGGTGGAGGAGGTCTTCCAGAGTCTCAAATGCACCAAGGGAGGCCTCTCCTCCGACGAGGCCCAGGCGCGCATCACCGTCTTTGGCCCCAACAAGCTCGAGGAGAAGAAG GAGAGCAAGCTGCTCAAGTTCTTGGGGTTCATGTGGAACCCGCTGTCGTGGGTGATGGAAGCGGCGGCGATCATGGCCATCGCGCTcgccatgccgccgccgccggactgGCAGGACTTCATCGGCATCGTGGCGCTGCTACTGATCAACTCCACCATCTCCTACTGGGAGGAGAGCAACGCCGGGAGCGCGGCCGAGGCGCTCATGGCGAACCTCGCGCCCAAGACCAAGGTGCTCCGCGACGGCCGCTGGAGCGAGCAGGACGCGGCGGTGCTCGTCCCCGGGGACGTCATCAGCATCAAGCTCGGAGACATCGTCCCGGCCGACGCGCGCCTGCTCGAGGGCGACCCGCTCAAGATCGACCAGTCGGCGCTCACCGGCGAGTCGCTTCCGGTCACCAAGAGCCCCGGCGACAGCGTCTACTCGGGCTCCACGTGCAAGCAGGGCGAGATCGACGCCGTCGTCATCGCCACCGGCGTGCACACCTTCTTCGGCAAGGCGGCGCACCTCGTCGATAGCACCAACCAGGTCGGACACTTCCAGAAGGTGCTCAAGGCCATCGGCAACTTCTGCATCGCCGCCATTGCCGTTGGCATCGTCATCGAGGTCATCGTCATGTACCCCCTCCAGCACCGCCGGTACCGCGACGGCATCGACAACCTCCTGGTGCTCCTCATCGGCGGCATCCCCATCGCCATGCCCACCGTGCTCTCCGTCACCATGGCCATCGGCTCCCACCGGCTCTCTCTGCAGGGCGCCATCACCAAGCGCATGACCGCCATCGAGGAGATGGCCGGCATGGACGTACTCTGCAGCGACAAGACAGGCACGCTCACCCTCAACAAGCTCAAAGTCGACCGCGGCCTCATCGAGAAGTTCGTCAAGGGCGTCGACGACGGCGAGGTCCTCCTGCTCGCCGCCAGGGCCTCGAGGGTCGAGAACCAGGACGCCATCGACGCCGCTATGGTCGGCATGCTCGCCGACCCCATGGAGGCTAGAGCCGGTATCCAGGAGAAGCACTTCCTCCCCTTCAACCCCGTCGACAAGCGCACCGCGCTCACCTACATCgacgtcgccgacggcagctgGCACCGCGTCAGCAAGGGCGCCCCAGAGCAGATCTTGACCCTCTGCAACTGCCCAGAGGATGTCAAGAACAAGGTCCACGCCGTGATCGACAAGTACGCCGAGCGCGGCCTGCGTTCTCTCGCAGTCGCCAGACAGGAAGTACCGGAGAAGCGCAAGGACAGCCCCGGCGGTCCATGGCAGTTCGTCGCCCTGCTGCCCCTCCTCGACCCGCCGAGGCACGACAGCGCCGAGACCATCAAGAAGGCGCTCAACCTCGGCGTCAATGTAAAGATGATCACCG GTGATCAGCTTGCCATTGCCAAGGAGACCGGGAGAAGACTCGGCATGGGCACGAACATGTACCCCTCGTCGGCGCTGCTCGGGCAGTGCAAAGATGAATCCATTGCCTCCATGCCTGTGGATGATCTGATCGAGAAGGCCGACGGCTTCGCCGGCGTCTTCCCAG AGCACAAGTACGAGATCGTCAAGAAACTGCAGGAGAGGAAGCACATCTGCGGGATGACCGGGGACGGCGTCAACGACGCGCCCGCGCTCAAGAAGGCGGACATTGGGATCGCCGTCGCCGACTCGACCGATGCTGCCAGGAGCGCTTCGGACATCGTGCTTACCGAACCGGGGCTCAGCGTCATCATCAGCGCCGTGCTCACTAGCCGGGCCATCTTCCAGAGGATGAAGAATTACACT ATTTACGCGGTGTCGATAACAATCCGTATCGTG CTTGGGTTCTTGCTCATTGCGCTTATCTGGAAATTTGATTTCTCACCGTTCATGATTCTGGTCATCGCCATCCTCAACGACG GGACGATCATGACGATCTCCAAGGACCGGGTGAAGCCATCCCCGCACCCGGACAGCTGGAAGCTCAACGAGATCTTCTTCACCGGGATCGTGTACGGGTCCTACCTGGCCGTCATGACCGTCATCTTCTTCTGGGCCATGCGGAGCACCGACTTCTTCTCGGTACCCAACTACGCATCCTCTGTTTCTCTCCATGATCACCAATCCCTGCAAGATACTGAGGCCTTTAATTCATGCTGGCCCGACGACGGCGAACGGCAGAGCACGTTCCACGTGAGGCCGCTGCACGGCAGCCGGGACGAGATGATGTCGGCGCTGTACCTGCAGGTGAGCATCATCAGCCAGGCGCTCATCTTCGTGACGCGGTCCCGCAGCTGGTGCTTCAGCGAGCTGCCCGGGCTCCTCCTCTGCGCCGCCTTCGTCGTCGCTCAGATC ttTGCCACTCTTCTGGCAGTGTACGCCGACTTTGGGTTCGCGCACATCCATGGCATCGGGTGGGGCTGGGCCGGCGTGATCTGGCTCTACAGCGTCGTCACCTTCCTGCCCCTCGACCTGTTCAAGTTCGGCATCCGGTACGCGCTGAGCGGCAAGGCGTGGGACACGCTGTTCGAGAACAAGATCGCGTTCACGAGGAAGAAGGACTACGGCCgcgaggagcgggaggcgcaGTGGGCGACGGCGCAGCGGACTCTTCACGGCCTGCAGACGCCGGAGCTGGCCGGCATCCTCAACGAGCGCAGCAGCTACAGGGAGCTGTCGGAGATCGCCGAGCAGGCCAAGCGCCGCGCCGAGGTCGCAAG GCTGCGGGAACTGAGCACGCTCAAGGGGCAGATGGAGTCGGTGGTGAAGCTCAAGGGCCTCGACATGGAAGGCATCCAGCAGCACTACACCGTATGA
- the LOC133899153 gene encoding zinc finger A20 and AN1 domain-containing stress-associated protein 7-like, with protein MSSFGQPQESAAPPLCVGFFGSPTTLDMCSVCYKKHGPDVSSEPGAVSVPKAVARSTVAVEAKLAVAAAAATVSSSTSQVAATKACPNRCAMCLKKIRLTGFTCRCRSTFSGSHGHRYTEEKGEKLPDNRCQLVDLIMFESMSMHMYLFLLFRTIKDVISVVIEV; from the coding sequence ATGTCATCGTTCGGGCAGCCGCAGGAGAGCGCCGCTCCTCCGCTGTGCGTCGGCTTCTTCGGGAGCCCGACCACCCTCGACATGTGCTCCGTCTGCTACAAGAAGCATGGTCCCGATGTCAGCAGTGAGCCGGGTGCCGTGTCCGTGCCCAAAGCCGTCGCACGATCCACCGTCGCAGTGGAAGCTAAGCTGGCGgtggcagccgccgccgccaccgtgtCGTCCTCCACGTCCCAGGTGGCGGCGACGAAGGCGTGTCCGAATCGTTGTGCGATGTGCCTGAAGAAGATCAGGCTGACAGGGTTCACGTGTCGCTGCAGGTCCACCTTCAGTGGGAGCCACGGCCACCGCTACACGGAGGAGAAGGGAGAGAAGCTGCCTGACAACAGATGTCAACTAGTTGATCTTATCATGTTTGAGAGCATGAGCATGCATATGTATTTGTTTCTCCTTTTTCGTACTATCAAAGATGTCATTAGTGTGGTAATAGAGGTGTGA
- the LOC133899154 gene encoding ACT domain-containing protein DS12, chloroplastic-like isoform X2, with product MAEMAVTVAAAAGTLRPCTGVSQAAPGGRRAVGLALWRPLAPAAPAKLRLSSPAVRVPRAASPAAVEDGSNTDTVPIPKVIIDQDSDPDATIVEITLGDRLGDLLDTMSALKNLGLNVVKASVCLDSSGKHNKFSITKSSTGRKIDDPELLEAVRLTIINTMIQYHPEASSQLAMGATFGPEPPTEQVDVDIATHIDIYDDGPERSLLVVETADRPGLLVDFVKIIADINITVQSGEFDTEGLLAKAKFHVSYRGKPLIKGLQQVLVNSLRYFLRRPTTEEASF from the exons ATGGCCGAAATGGCCGtgaccgtcgccgccgccgccgggacGCTCCGACCGTGCACCGGCGTGTCGCAGGCGGCGCCGGGTGGGCGCCGTGCTGTGGGTCTGGCTCTGTGGCGGCCTCTTGCTCCGGCGGCGCCCGCTAAGCTGAG ATTGTCCTCTCCAGCTGTGAGGGTCCCCAGGGCTGCTTCCCCTGCGGCTGTTGAG GATGGGAGCAACACTGATACAGTCCCTATCCCGAAAGTTATAATAGATCAAGACTCAGATCCGGATGCAACCATTGTAGAAATAACCTTGGGTGACCGTCTTGGTGATCTTCTTGATACA ATGAGTGCCCTGAAGAACTTGGGGCTAAATGTCGTCAAAGCAAGTGTCTGCCTTGATTCTTCCGGCAAGCATAACAAGTTTTCGATAACAAAATC GTCCACTGGCCGCAAAATTGATGATCCAGAGTTGCTAGAAGCAGTACGACTTACGATTATTAACACCATGATACAGTACCATCCA GAAGCTAGCAGTCAATTGGCTATGGGTGCAACTTTTGGGCCAGAACCCCCTACGGAGCAG GTTGATGTGGACATAGCAACTCACATAGATATCTATGATGATGGCCCTGAAAGAAG CTTACTTGTGGTGGAAACAGCAGACCGTCCAGGGTTACTGGTAGATTTTGTTAAGATCATCGCTGACATCAACATCACTGTCCAATCTGGAGAATTTGACACTGAG GGGCTACTAGCTAAAGCAAAATTCCATGTCAGTTATAGGGGCAAACCCCTGATCAAGGGTTTGCAACAG GTTCTTGTTAATAGCCTGCGCTATTTCTTGAGAAGGCCGACAACAGAGGAGGCCAGCTTCTAG
- the LOC133899154 gene encoding ACT domain-containing protein DS12, chloroplastic-like isoform X1 → MAEMAVTVAAAAGTLRPCTGVSQAAPGGRRAVGLALWRPLAPAAPAKLRLSSPAVRVPRAASPAAVEQDGSNTDTVPIPKVIIDQDSDPDATIVEITLGDRLGDLLDTMSALKNLGLNVVKASVCLDSSGKHNKFSITKSSTGRKIDDPELLEAVRLTIINTMIQYHPEASSQLAMGATFGPEPPTEQVDVDIATHIDIYDDGPERSLLVVETADRPGLLVDFVKIIADINITVQSGEFDTEGLLAKAKFHVSYRGKPLIKGLQQVLVNSLRYFLRRPTTEEASF, encoded by the exons ATGGCCGAAATGGCCGtgaccgtcgccgccgccgccgggacGCTCCGACCGTGCACCGGCGTGTCGCAGGCGGCGCCGGGTGGGCGCCGTGCTGTGGGTCTGGCTCTGTGGCGGCCTCTTGCTCCGGCGGCGCCCGCTAAGCTGAG ATTGTCCTCTCCAGCTGTGAGGGTCCCCAGGGCTGCTTCCCCTGCGGCTGTTGAG CAGGATGGGAGCAACACTGATACAGTCCCTATCCCGAAAGTTATAATAGATCAAGACTCAGATCCGGATGCAACCATTGTAGAAATAACCTTGGGTGACCGTCTTGGTGATCTTCTTGATACA ATGAGTGCCCTGAAGAACTTGGGGCTAAATGTCGTCAAAGCAAGTGTCTGCCTTGATTCTTCCGGCAAGCATAACAAGTTTTCGATAACAAAATC GTCCACTGGCCGCAAAATTGATGATCCAGAGTTGCTAGAAGCAGTACGACTTACGATTATTAACACCATGATACAGTACCATCCA GAAGCTAGCAGTCAATTGGCTATGGGTGCAACTTTTGGGCCAGAACCCCCTACGGAGCAG GTTGATGTGGACATAGCAACTCACATAGATATCTATGATGATGGCCCTGAAAGAAG CTTACTTGTGGTGGAAACAGCAGACCGTCCAGGGTTACTGGTAGATTTTGTTAAGATCATCGCTGACATCAACATCACTGTCCAATCTGGAGAATTTGACACTGAG GGGCTACTAGCTAAAGCAAAATTCCATGTCAGTTATAGGGGCAAACCCCTGATCAAGGGTTTGCAACAG GTTCTTGTTAATAGCCTGCGCTATTTCTTGAGAAGGCCGACAACAGAGGAGGCCAGCTTCTAG